The following coding sequences are from one Achromobacter sp. B7 window:
- the mpl gene encoding UDP-N-acetylmuramate:L-alanyl-gamma-D-glutamyl-meso-diaminopimelate ligase, which yields MHLHILGICGTFMGGLALIARAAGHKVTGCDAGVYPPMSTQLSEQGIDLIEGFGADQMALAPDLYVIGNVVSRGNPLMEAILESGARYVSGPQWLGDNILPGAHVLAVAGTHGKTTTSSMLAWILEAAGLAPNFLIGGVAADLHVSARYDPTRRPFVIEADEYDTAFFDKRSKFVHYRPRTAILNNLEYDHADIFPDLAAIETQFHHLVRTIPASGRIVRPAHCDALDRVIARGCWSETVAFGADGAWQASPPDDDGAFTVIRSEVDIGTVRWNLTGEHNRMNALAALAAAEHAGVSAPEGIAALTRFAGVKRRMELRGTVDGVKVYDDFAHHPTAIATTVQGLRRQVGSARILAVLEPRSNTMKLGTMAARLPDALADADLVFCFGAHSGKHALGWNPAEVLAPLGDRASSYDDIDALVAAVTAAARPGDQVLVMSNGGFGGVHGKLLDALRARR from the coding sequence ATGCACCTGCACATTCTTGGCATCTGCGGTACGTTCATGGGCGGCTTGGCGCTGATCGCGCGGGCCGCCGGCCACAAGGTCACTGGTTGCGATGCGGGCGTATACCCGCCGATGAGCACGCAGTTGTCCGAGCAAGGCATCGACCTGATCGAAGGCTTTGGCGCGGACCAGATGGCGCTGGCCCCCGACCTGTACGTGATCGGCAACGTCGTCAGCCGCGGCAACCCCCTGATGGAAGCCATTCTGGAATCCGGCGCGCGCTACGTGTCCGGCCCGCAATGGCTGGGCGACAACATCCTGCCGGGCGCGCACGTGCTGGCGGTGGCGGGCACGCATGGCAAAACCACGACCAGCTCGATGCTGGCCTGGATCCTGGAAGCCGCCGGCCTTGCCCCCAACTTCCTGATCGGCGGCGTGGCGGCGGACCTGCATGTATCCGCCCGCTATGACCCCACGCGCCGCCCCTTCGTGATCGAAGCGGACGAATACGACACGGCGTTCTTCGACAAGCGGTCCAAGTTTGTCCATTACCGCCCGCGCACCGCCATCCTGAACAACCTGGAATACGACCACGCCGACATCTTCCCCGATCTGGCGGCCATCGAAACGCAATTCCACCATCTGGTGCGCACCATTCCCGCGTCCGGCCGCATCGTACGGCCCGCCCATTGCGACGCACTGGACCGCGTGATTGCGCGCGGTTGCTGGTCTGAAACGGTCGCGTTCGGCGCGGATGGCGCCTGGCAGGCATCCCCGCCGGATGATGACGGCGCCTTCACGGTGATACGCAGCGAGGTCGACATCGGCACCGTGCGCTGGAACCTGACCGGCGAGCACAACCGCATGAACGCGCTGGCCGCGCTGGCCGCCGCCGAGCACGCGGGCGTGTCGGCCCCGGAAGGCATTGCCGCGTTGACGCGTTTTGCGGGCGTGAAGCGCCGCATGGAACTGCGCGGCACCGTGGACGGCGTCAAGGTCTATGACGATTTTGCGCACCACCCCACCGCCATCGCCACCACCGTCCAAGGGCTGCGCCGCCAAGTCGGGTCGGCCCGCATCCTGGCGGTACTGGAACCGCGCTCCAACACGATGAAGCTGGGCACCATGGCCGCCCGCCTGCCCGACGCGCTGGCCGACGCCGACCTGGTGTTCTGCTTTGGCGCCCACAGCGGCAAGCATGCGCTGGGCTGGAATCCGGCCGAGGTCCTGGCGCCGCTGGGCGACCGAGCTTCCAGTTACGATGACATCGACGCGCTGGTCGCGGCCGTGACCGCCGCCGCCCGCCCCGGCGACCAGGTGCTGGTCATGAGCAACGGCGGGTTTGGCGGCGTCCATGGCAAGCTGCTGGACGCGCTGCGGGCACGCCGCTGA
- a CDS encoding TlpA disulfide reductase family protein — MNRRLLLSAGVAVAATVAGGYTLLGQKSRTSAPPTEAGDPVAALMQLQMPDLHGATQSLANWKGQPMVVNFWATWCAPCVREMPELDALQKKYPNVRFVGIGVDSAANMQKFVEKVQVSYPLWVIGAGAIDTLRKLGNPSGGLPFTIVFNADGAINRKILGEIQPDDLNQTLSGLKA, encoded by the coding sequence ATGAATCGACGCCTACTTCTATCCGCCGGCGTGGCCGTGGCCGCCACGGTCGCCGGGGGCTATACCCTGTTGGGGCAGAAGTCCCGCACGTCTGCACCGCCCACTGAGGCCGGCGACCCGGTTGCCGCCTTGATGCAATTGCAGATGCCCGACCTGCATGGCGCGACGCAGTCGCTGGCCAACTGGAAGGGCCAGCCGATGGTGGTCAATTTCTGGGCAACGTGGTGCGCGCCGTGTGTGCGCGAGATGCCGGAATTGGATGCCTTGCAGAAAAAATACCCGAATGTCCGCTTTGTCGGCATCGGCGTTGATTCCGCAGCGAACATGCAAAAATTTGTCGAGAAAGTGCAAGTTTCGTACCCCTTGTGGGTGATCGGGGCAGGTGCGATCGATACCTTGCGCAAGCTGGGCAACCCCAGCGGCGGCTTGCCTTTTACCATCGTGTTCAACGCTGATGGCGCAATTAACCGGAAGATACTGGGCGAAATTCAACCCGACGATCTGAACCAAACCTTATCCGGTTTGAAGGCATAA